A stretch of Clostridium formicaceticum DNA encodes these proteins:
- a CDS encoding DUF6506 family protein has protein sequence MSLKAAFIFVAPEADASKHRAVIKVIKTSVVSLTVVGVKDYKEAIEVTKELVEQGITVIELCGGFGLEGVAAVKKAVKGKADVGVVRFDHHPGLQFKSGDEIFQ, from the coding sequence ATGTCACTTAAAGCTGCATTTATATTTGTTGCTCCTGAAGCTGACGCTAGTAAGCATCGGGCAGTGATAAAAGTGATAAAAACATCAGTGGTAAGTCTTACTGTTGTAGGGGTGAAAGATTATAAGGAAGCAATTGAAGTAACAAAGGAGCTTGTAGAACAGGGTATAACCGTCATCGAACTGTGCGGAGGATTTGGGTTAGAAGGAGTAGCAGCCGTAAAGAAGGCGGTGAAAGGTAAAGCGGATGTTGGTGTAGTACGATTTGATCATCACCCAGGGTTGCAGTTTAAAAGTGGAGATGAAATTTTTCAATAA
- a CDS encoding dihydrolipoamide acetyltransferase family protein, with translation MAKVVTMPKLGLTMTEGKLTKWYKAEGEEIQAGEVFFDVTTDKLTNEVEATESGIVRKLLVKEEDVVECLKPVAIIAAADEDISSLIAASGSTGDEAIDIETSDENTEKASVDKPKEGRRIKASPVAKKLAEENNIDLELVTGTGPNGRITLEDVENYINSAAKKVKASPMAEKTAAALDVDLCEIKKDSRIMKEDVYNYLKDKDVQGQTNLIETRIPMSQMRKIIASRMFDSWRVSPAVTFDIKVDVTRLKEIRNWLKSTCKVTFTDLLVKIIATTLLEFPYLNSRIENDEIVTRNYANIGVAVALEGGLVVPVVKYANTKGLKQISSEVKELAEKARNNELSQEDLTEGTFTITNLGMYGIESFSPIINQPEVAILGVNTITDTSVVVNGEIVIKPLMNLSLTADHRVVDGAVAAQFLSRVKEYIEKPEMLLL, from the coding sequence ATGGCGAAAGTAGTAACAATGCCAAAGTTAGGACTGACAATGACAGAAGGTAAATTGACAAAATGGTATAAAGCAGAGGGAGAAGAAATTCAAGCAGGAGAAGTATTTTTTGACGTTACCACCGATAAGCTTACTAATGAAGTAGAAGCAACAGAAAGTGGAATTGTAAGAAAACTACTGGTGAAGGAGGAGGATGTTGTAGAATGCTTAAAGCCAGTGGCTATCATTGCTGCTGCGGATGAAGATATATCTTCTTTAATCGCAGCGTCAGGAAGTACAGGTGATGAAGCAATTGACATAGAAACCAGTGATGAAAATACTGAAAAGGCATCAGTAGATAAACCAAAGGAGGGAAGACGAATAAAAGCTTCCCCAGTAGCAAAAAAATTAGCCGAAGAGAACAATATTGATCTTGAGCTTGTAACCGGAACGGGTCCTAATGGTAGAATCACATTAGAAGACGTTGAAAACTATATAAACAGTGCAGCAAAAAAAGTGAAGGCCTCTCCAATGGCTGAAAAAACCGCAGCTGCTCTTGATGTAGATTTATGTGAAATTAAGAAGGATTCCAGAATCATGAAGGAAGATGTGTACAATTATCTAAAGGATAAAGATGTACAAGGTCAGACAAACCTAATAGAAACAAGAATTCCAATGAGTCAGATGAGAAAGATCATTGCCAGCAGAATGTTCGATAGTTGGAGGGTATCGCCAGCTGTAACCTTTGACATAAAAGTAGATGTTACCAGACTGAAAGAAATTAGAAATTGGTTAAAAAGTACCTGTAAGGTTACTTTTACAGACCTATTGGTTAAAATTATTGCAACAACCCTATTGGAATTTCCATACTTAAACAGCAGAATTGAAAATGATGAGATTGTTACACGCAATTATGCCAATATTGGTGTCGCAGTTGCTTTAGAAGGCGGTCTTGTTGTACCAGTCGTTAAATATGCCAATACAAAAGGTTTAAAACAGATTTCAAGTGAAGTAAAAGAATTGGCGGAAAAAGCAAGAAATAATGAATTGAGCCAGGAGGATTTGACAGAAGGAACTTTTACGATTACCAACCTTGGCATGTATGGTATAGAGTCCTTTTCGCCAATTATCAATCAGCCGGAGGTGGCTATTTTAGGGGTCAATACCATCACTGACACATCTGTTGTAGTCAATGGGGAGATTGTGATTAAACCATTGATGAACTTAAGTCTTACGGCAGACCATAGAGTAGTAGATGGAGCGGTAGCTGCACAATTTTTATCAAGGGTAAAGGAATATATCGAAAAACCAGAGATGCTATTACTATAG
- a CDS encoding amino acid ABC transporter ATP-binding protein, with protein sequence MVEIKNLHKYFGNLQVLKGIHIRVEEGQVVCMIGSSGSGKSTLLRCINFLERKNEGEIWIDGKQIMGKGKEINAIRQKVGMVFQRFNLFPHMTALENVMEGPLTVKKQEKDIAKKKALALLEKVGLSDKANQYPAMLSGGQQQRVAIARTLAMEPKVVLFDEPTSALDPELVGEVLAVMKDLAKEGMTMIIVTHEMRFAKDVSDQVIFLHEGIIAEQGTPKDIFENPQHERLKAFLGQIHF encoded by the coding sequence ATGGTAGAAATTAAAAATTTACATAAGTATTTTGGAAATCTTCAGGTACTAAAGGGTATTCATATACGTGTAGAAGAAGGTCAAGTTGTATGCATGATAGGTTCAAGTGGCTCTGGGAAAAGTACACTGCTTAGATGTATTAATTTTTTAGAAAGAAAAAATGAAGGAGAAATTTGGATTGATGGGAAACAAATTATGGGTAAGGGAAAAGAGATTAATGCAATCAGACAAAAAGTAGGCATGGTGTTTCAGCGGTTTAATTTGTTTCCTCATATGACTGCCTTAGAGAATGTGATGGAGGGGCCTTTGACAGTAAAAAAACAGGAAAAAGATATAGCTAAGAAAAAGGCATTAGCATTGCTAGAAAAGGTTGGTTTATCAGATAAGGCCAATCAATATCCTGCTATGTTATCTGGAGGACAGCAGCAAAGGGTAGCTATTGCAAGAACATTGGCGATGGAACCGAAGGTAGTACTATTTGACGAGCCTACTTCTGCTTTAGACCCTGAGCTAGTGGGAGAAGTATTGGCGGTTATGAAGGACTTAGCAAAAGAAGGGATGACGATGATTATAGTGACCCATGAAATGAGGTTTGCTAAAGATGTATCGGATCAAGTAATTTTTTTACATGAAGGTATTATTGCAGAACAAGGCACACCAAAAGATATTTTTGAAAACCCTCAGCATGAAAGGCTAAAAGCATTTTTGGGACAAATTCATTTTTAA
- a CDS encoding amino acid ABC transporter permease, whose protein sequence is MLNEIINQISNFVQVVMTYAPKFLPGVRMTLQLSFFSILLGTVFGLLATMLKMTRIKPLMKVIDVYISIVRGTPLLLQLIFIFQALPEVGIRLSPFISAVIGLAFHNGAYISEIFRGAIESIDHGQKEAARSLGMTKWQAMRRVTLPQAFKRSVPALGNQFIIAIKDSSLASVITITEILMLTRQYTAATFNPWPMFFIAGCYYMIITIGLSKVLLRIENRLKVYER, encoded by the coding sequence ATGTTAAATGAAATAATAAATCAGATAAGTAATTTTGTACAGGTGGTTATGACATATGCCCCCAAATTTTTACCGGGTGTGAGAATGACACTACAGTTATCATTCTTTTCAATTTTATTGGGGACAGTTTTTGGACTGCTTGCTACTATGTTGAAGATGACAAGGATCAAACCCTTAATGAAGGTAATTGATGTATACATAAGCATTGTAAGGGGGACACCATTACTCCTACAGCTTATATTTATTTTTCAAGCCCTTCCTGAAGTTGGTATAAGGTTATCTCCTTTTATATCAGCTGTTATTGGCTTGGCTTTTCATAATGGGGCCTATATTAGTGAGATATTTAGAGGTGCTATTGAATCTATTGATCATGGTCAAAAAGAAGCAGCCAGATCTTTGGGTATGACCAAATGGCAAGCTATGAGGCGAGTAACATTACCTCAGGCATTTAAAAGATCTGTACCTGCTTTAGGGAATCAATTTATTATTGCTATCAAGGATTCTTCCCTGGCCAGTGTTATTACGATAACGGAGATTTTAATGCTGACAAGACAGTATACAGCAGCTACCTTTAATCCATGGCCTATGTTCTTTATTGCTGGGTGCTACTACATGATTATTACGATAGGATTATCTAAAGTATTACTAAGGATAGAAAATCGATTAAAGGTTTATGAGAGGTGA
- a CDS encoding alpha-ketoacid dehydrogenase subunit beta: MRNMTYGEAIREGMRIKMKEDPKVFIMGEDVGAFGGCFGVTAGLFEEFGEKRVKDTPISEGVIIGGAVGAAATGLRPIAELMFIDFLTVGMDQIVNQAAKMRYMFGGKITVPMVVRLPAGGGVQAAAQHSQSLEAWLTHVPGLKVVYPSTPQDALGLMLTAIEDDNPVMYIEHKAMYAMKGNVEDNVAPIPFGVADIKREGEDVTIIAYGKMLHEALKAAEELAKEGIEVEVIDPRTLYPLDQETILKSVEKTNRVVVATEENKRGGYGGEIAALIAEKAFDHLDAPIVRVGALDTPIPFTACLENYVLPNSVDIISAVKSTVHSAV; the protein is encoded by the coding sequence ATGAGAAATATGACCTATGGTGAAGCAATAAGAGAAGGAATGAGGATAAAAATGAAAGAAGATCCAAAGGTATTTATTATGGGGGAAGACGTTGGTGCCTTTGGAGGATGCTTTGGTGTAACGGCTGGACTTTTTGAAGAATTTGGAGAAAAAAGAGTGAAAGATACGCCGATATCGGAAGGTGTTATTATTGGTGGAGCCGTTGGTGCTGCAGCAACTGGACTTAGACCTATAGCCGAATTAATGTTTATTGACTTTTTAACGGTGGGCATGGATCAGATCGTAAATCAAGCAGCAAAAATGAGATATATGTTTGGTGGAAAGATTACTGTACCTATGGTTGTTAGGCTGCCTGCTGGTGGTGGTGTTCAAGCAGCAGCCCAACATTCACAATCCCTTGAAGCGTGGTTGACCCATGTGCCTGGATTGAAGGTAGTATATCCATCTACCCCACAGGATGCATTAGGATTGATGTTAACTGCTATTGAAGACGATAACCCAGTGATGTATATAGAGCATAAGGCAATGTATGCTATGAAGGGTAATGTAGAGGATAATGTAGCACCGATTCCTTTTGGGGTTGCTGATATAAAAAGAGAAGGTGAAGATGTCACAATAATTGCCTATGGAAAGATGCTCCATGAGGCGTTAAAGGCAGCAGAAGAGCTTGCCAAAGAAGGAATCGAAGTTGAAGTAATCGATCCAAGAACATTATATCCATTAGATCAAGAAACAATATTAAAATCTGTTGAAAAGACAAATAGAGTAGTCGTTGCTACGGAAGAAAACAAAAGAGGTGGCTATGGCGGGGAAATTGCAGCGCTTATTGCTGAAAAAGCCTTTGATCATTTAGATGCGCCTATTGTAAGGGTCGGTGCATTAGATACCCCTATACCATTTACAGCTTGTCTTGAAAATTATGTACTTCCCAATTCTGTGGATATCATAAGCGCAGTAAAAAGTACTGTACATAGTGCTGTCTAA
- the lipB gene encoding lipoyl(octanoyl) transferase LipB: MEKVSFMNLEKMKYEKALNIQKELFEYTKDHEEAAGFFIILEHEPVFTIGREGGFENLLYTQEVMKAKGIDIYETNRGGNITYHGPGQIVGYPILDLAKFNKDLRWYVDTIEEMIIKTLKKIDIVGGRKKKHRGVWIMDNKLCAVGIRVKNWITMHGFALNYNTDLDYFKLIHPCGITEFGVTSITSINKDIKKETVIEALKSSFEEMFHCNLVRDKIKEVTYKNDEDKTIMVD, encoded by the coding sequence ATGGAAAAAGTATCTTTTATGAATTTAGAAAAAATGAAATATGAGAAGGCGTTAAATATCCAAAAAGAGTTGTTTGAATATACCAAAGATCATGAAGAGGCAGCAGGTTTTTTTATAATCCTTGAACATGAACCTGTATTTACGATTGGGAGAGAAGGGGGTTTTGAGAACCTGCTTTATACACAGGAGGTAATGAAAGCAAAAGGAATTGATATTTATGAAACCAATAGAGGAGGAAATATCACCTATCATGGCCCAGGGCAAATAGTAGGTTATCCCATCTTAGACTTAGCAAAGTTTAACAAAGACCTCCGATGGTATGTGGACACCATAGAGGAAATGATTATAAAAACCTTAAAAAAAATCGATATCGTTGGAGGAAGAAAGAAAAAACACAGAGGTGTATGGATCATGGATAATAAGCTATGTGCAGTAGGAATACGTGTAAAAAATTGGATTACCATGCACGGGTTTGCTTTGAATTATAATACAGATTTAGATTATTTCAAGCTGATTCATCCCTGTGGTATCACAGAATTTGGCGTAACTTCTATAACATCTATCAACAAGGATATAAAAAAGGAGACGGTGATAGAGGCGCTAAAAAGCAGCTTTGAAGAGATGTTTCATTGTAACTTAGTGAGGGATAAAATAAAGGAGGTAACATATAAAAATGATGAAGACAAGACCATCATGGTTGACTAA
- a CDS encoding transporter substrate-binding domain-containing protein, which yields MRKKISILLIIMLLIFMVGCAAEETGSIDTDVDPGEGTEAADGDTAATKDTLDEIKKRGALTFAMTGAYPPFNFIDEDGTLIGFDIDIANAIAEKIGVEAEPITVLWDGILAGLTSGRFDMIIGSMAITEERLEKVNFSNPYYYDGAQFFGREDLDADDLAEIENAAVGVVTGTTFQNFLVDMENVTDILQFESDVDNMRAVQQGRSDGLITGLLVGLHGIEKFDMPLIPVGNPLYIEEIGIAIRKEDGTLLEAVNAALQEMIDDGTYEEISLKWFGTNILDN from the coding sequence ATGCGTAAAAAAATAAGTATATTATTGATAATAATGTTGTTAATTTTTATGGTTGGGTGTGCTGCTGAGGAGACGGGTTCAATCGATACAGATGTTGATCCAGGTGAAGGTACAGAGGCAGCTGATGGAGATACTGCCGCAACAAAAGATACATTGGATGAAATTAAAAAAAGAGGAGCCTTAACATTTGCAATGACGGGGGCGTATCCGCCATTTAACTTTATTGATGAAGATGGAACCTTGATAGGTTTTGATATTGATATTGCTAATGCTATTGCGGAAAAAATAGGTGTTGAAGCGGAGCCTATAACCGTCCTATGGGATGGTATTCTTGCAGGATTAACCAGTGGACGCTTTGATATGATCATTGGTAGCATGGCCATCACAGAAGAAAGATTAGAAAAAGTTAACTTTTCAAATCCCTACTATTATGATGGTGCACAGTTCTTTGGGAGGGAAGATCTTGATGCAGATGATTTAGCAGAGATAGAAAATGCAGCTGTAGGGGTTGTAACAGGAACCACCTTTCAAAATTTCTTGGTAGATATGGAAAATGTAACAGATATTTTGCAATTTGAGAGTGATGTAGACAACATGCGGGCAGTTCAACAAGGAAGATCTGATGGCCTAATCACAGGCTTATTAGTAGGGCTACATGGTATTGAGAAATTTGATATGCCGCTAATACCTGTAGGAAACCCACTATATATTGAAGAGATTGGCATAGCCATAAGAAAAGAAGATGGCACCCTATTAGAAGCAGTAAATGCAGCTTTACAGGAAATGATCGATGATGGTACTTATGAAGAAATCAGTCTTAAATGGTTTGGTACCAATATATTAGACAATTAA
- a CDS encoding Lin0512 family protein yields the protein MWKRYIVELGWGADLHGQDVTKAAERAVKDAISKSCLCGLKEILEVEDLNEVGVHVTIAAPYPEKVEAEKVMKVLPIGKKSIEIVKGGMEVPGLCVEEFGDLKDSIVIANACVEVKVSCENFISAKK from the coding sequence ATGTGGAAGAGATATATCGTTGAGTTAGGGTGGGGAGCAGATCTACATGGACAGGATGTAACGAAAGCAGCTGAAAGAGCTGTAAAGGATGCAATCTCTAAAAGCTGTCTTTGTGGTTTGAAGGAAATACTCGAGGTCGAAGATCTTAACGAAGTAGGTGTACACGTCACGATTGCTGCACCTTATCCAGAAAAGGTAGAGGCGGAAAAAGTGATGAAGGTTCTACCTATAGGTAAGAAATCAATAGAAATCGTGAAGGGGGGGATGGAAGTACCAGGACTTTGTGTGGAGGAATTTGGAGATTTAAAAGATAGTATAGTGATTGCGAACGCATGCGTAGAAGTAAAGGTGTCTTGTGAAAACTTTATATCAGCTAAAAAATGA
- a CDS encoding 2,3-butanediol dehydrogenase produces the protein MKAAVWYGKKDVRIMEVPEPPAPGKGEVKIKVQWCGICGSDLHEYLAGPIFIPTEPHPLTGDKAPIILGHEFSGEIVEIGPEVEGFKVGDRVAPDACQVCHTCNPCKIGKYNVCEKLAFTGLMTNGAFAEYVVVPDYTLYKIPDDMTYETAALLEPISVGIHAVRQAPILQGENVVIFGAGTIGLATLQAVRAAGASKIYVVEVAKARKAYAKQMGATEVFDPNEVDIKEKIKEVTKGVGTDVVFECIGSEKVTPLAVEVARTGGKIVVVGVYEKETSLNFNNIVFKDKHIVGSLAYAGDFEIAIDLMNDGRIQADALITGKIKIDDLVEKGFDELVHRKEENIKILVTPW, from the coding sequence ATGAAGGCAGCAGTATGGTATGGAAAAAAAGATGTTAGAATCATGGAGGTACCAGAACCTCCAGCACCAGGTAAGGGAGAAGTAAAAATAAAAGTTCAATGGTGCGGTATATGTGGCTCAGATTTACATGAGTATTTAGCAGGTCCTATTTTTATTCCAACAGAACCACATCCATTAACAGGCGATAAGGCCCCTATCATTCTCGGGCATGAATTTTCAGGAGAAATTGTTGAAATAGGTCCGGAAGTTGAAGGTTTTAAAGTAGGGGATAGGGTTGCACCTGATGCATGTCAAGTTTGTCATACCTGTAATCCCTGCAAAATTGGAAAGTATAATGTCTGTGAAAAACTAGCTTTTACTGGCTTGATGACAAATGGCGCTTTTGCAGAGTACGTTGTTGTTCCTGATTATACCCTCTATAAAATTCCAGACGATATGACTTATGAAACAGCAGCCCTGCTTGAACCGATTTCTGTAGGGATTCATGCGGTACGGCAGGCACCAATTCTTCAGGGGGAAAACGTTGTAATATTTGGGGCAGGGACAATTGGCTTAGCCACACTTCAAGCAGTTCGTGCTGCAGGGGCCAGCAAAATATATGTGGTGGAAGTAGCTAAGGCTAGAAAAGCCTATGCCAAGCAAATGGGAGCCACTGAAGTCTTTGATCCAAACGAAGTGGATATTAAGGAAAAAATTAAAGAAGTCACCAAGGGTGTAGGAACAGATGTGGTTTTTGAATGCATTGGCAGTGAAAAGGTAACCCCTCTAGCTGTGGAAGTAGCTAGGACAGGTGGAAAAATTGTAGTAGTAGGTGTTTATGAAAAAGAAACCAGCCTTAATTTCAACAATATTGTATTTAAAGATAAGCATATTGTTGGTTCATTGGCTTATGCTGGAGATTTTGAAATTGCAATTGATCTAATGAATGATGGACGTATTCAGGCGGATGCCTTAATTACCGGAAAAATCAAAATAGATGATTTAGTAGAAAAGGGATTCGATGAATTAGTTCATCGTAAGGAGGAAAATATTAAAATTTTAGTCACGCCTTGGTAG
- a CDS encoding sigma-54-dependent Fis family transcriptional regulator yields MLDRASSSGKLSIKQAWNRFVLSGKIEGVYVRDVIADSWLRCYNAEVNHRDGYCQDLLPKEKIQQYIEEKKQLIEIARPIMRTLFKCVEGSSFVVVLANEKGLILESMGDPDILAMTKTINFLPGGNWLEECVGTNAIGTALVSDSPIRVSGAEHYCSKHHIWACSAAPIHDSFGNIIGCLDMSCLVGREHSKDLGMVVAAVRAIENQLHKEETQGQLFAAHKHLTTVLNTISEGIMSIDKDFMITHVNPALSKIIGMLSSHMIGKQVSSIIGDCYHIKRVLETGESCLEEEVTIDIFNRQIHCTLKASPIRDKSMQVVGAVITFREIKQVHQIVNKMAATQARFRFRDIVGKSDKIQETIRKAKVAAKSPSTVLLLGESGTGKEVFAQTIHNSSERRDAPFIAVNCAAMPRELIQSELFGYCDGAFTGAKRGGRPGKFELADGGTLLLDEIGDMPIDMQVNLLRVLQEKNVVRVGGDKPIPIDVRVIAATNKNLSLEIEKGIFRKDLFYRLNVVTINIPPLKERYGDIELFVEYFLQKMALKLGKEIPEVHPQVMDILNNYHWPGNVRELENVLEYAINMVEGNSMTKECLPHYLNKAEIKIEKEDELFTLAELECNAIKKALKKFDGNITQVAQSLGIARNTLYEKMKKYKIKK; encoded by the coding sequence ATGTTAGATAGGGCAAGTAGTTCTGGTAAGCTAAGTATAAAACAGGCATGGAATAGATTCGTCTTGTCAGGAAAAATAGAAGGAGTTTATGTACGTGATGTTATAGCTGATTCGTGGCTTCGCTGCTATAATGCAGAAGTAAACCACCGAGACGGCTATTGTCAAGACTTACTACCCAAGGAAAAAATCCAACAATACATTGAAGAAAAAAAACAGCTTATAGAGATTGCAAGGCCTATTATGAGAACTTTATTCAAGTGTGTGGAGGGTTCTAGCTTTGTTGTTGTATTGGCCAATGAAAAAGGTCTTATACTTGAATCTATGGGAGACCCAGATATTCTAGCAATGACAAAAACCATCAATTTCCTACCTGGTGGAAACTGGTTGGAAGAGTGTGTTGGTACAAATGCTATAGGAACTGCACTGGTGAGCGATAGCCCTATACGGGTTTCGGGGGCAGAACATTATTGCAGTAAACACCACATTTGGGCTTGCTCTGCTGCTCCCATACATGATTCCTTCGGAAATATTATTGGCTGCTTAGATATGTCTTGTTTAGTAGGACGTGAACATTCTAAGGATTTGGGTATGGTTGTTGCTGCGGTAAGAGCCATAGAAAATCAATTGCATAAGGAAGAGACACAAGGACAATTATTTGCTGCACATAAACATTTAACCACTGTTTTGAACACAATTTCAGAAGGCATCATGTCCATTGACAAGGATTTTATGATAACCCATGTGAATCCAGCCCTGTCTAAAATCATAGGTATGCTTTCCAGCCATATGATTGGAAAACAGGTCAGCAGCATCATAGGGGATTGTTATCATATCAAAAGGGTATTAGAAACAGGAGAAAGTTGTTTAGAAGAAGAAGTCACAATAGATATATTCAATCGCCAGATTCATTGCACATTAAAAGCCAGCCCTATAAGAGATAAATCTATGCAGGTTGTGGGGGCAGTGATAACTTTTCGAGAGATTAAACAGGTCCATCAAATTGTAAATAAGATGGCGGCTACCCAGGCAAGATTTCGTTTTAGAGATATTGTTGGAAAGAGCGATAAAATTCAAGAGACCATTAGAAAAGCGAAGGTAGCGGCTAAAAGTCCATCTACTGTCTTATTATTGGGAGAAAGTGGTACCGGTAAAGAGGTTTTTGCACAGACCATTCATAATTCCAGTGAACGCAGAGATGCACCTTTTATCGCTGTGAACTGTGCTGCTATGCCCAGGGAATTGATTCAAAGTGAACTTTTTGGTTATTGTGATGGAGCCTTTACCGGGGCTAAACGGGGAGGCAGACCTGGGAAATTCGAATTAGCCGATGGAGGTACGTTACTGTTAGATGAAATAGGGGATATGCCTATCGATATGCAGGTGAATTTACTAAGAGTTTTGCAAGAAAAAAACGTAGTGAGGGTAGGGGGCGATAAGCCAATCCCCATCGATGTTCGTGTAATTGCTGCTACAAATAAAAATTTAAGTCTAGAAATAGAAAAAGGCATTTTTCGTAAAGACTTGTTTTACCGCTTAAATGTTGTTACTATCAATATTCCTCCTTTAAAAGAAAGGTATGGAGATATTGAATTATTTGTTGAATATTTTCTTCAAAAGATGGCACTTAAGCTAGGGAAGGAGATTCCGGAGGTTCATCCTCAGGTGATGGACATTTTAAATAATTACCATTGGCCTGGGAATGTTAGAGAATTAGAAAATGTATTGGAATATGCTATCAATATGGTAGAAGGTAATAGCATGACAAAAGAATGTTTACCTCATTATCTTAACAAGGCAGAGATAAAAATAGAGAAGGAAGATGAGCTTTTTACGCTTGCAGAACTAGAGTGTAACGCAATCAAAAAAGCTCTGAAAAAATTTGATGGTAATATCACTCAGGTAGCTCAATCGCTGGGAATCGCTAGAAATACCCTTTACGAAAAAATGAAAAAATATAAGATAAAAAAATAA
- a CDS encoding ATP-NAD kinase family protein, with protein sequence MSSIGIIANPVSGKDIRRLVSHATVVDNHEKVNIVERILLGAQQCGVKNIYIMPDSFNIGYKAIDNLSYSRELTSSVEVLCMKLNANPTDTTCAAKMMEDMKIGCMIVLGGDGTNRAAAKAIKNTPLISISTGTNNVYPEMVEGTVAGMAAAVVASGKYAKDSICKRDKKIEIYKNQELIDIALVDAVLSKNLFVGSKAIWDMEDMIEIIVSKAHPASIGFSSIVGCKKIIRDEDDFGASVNLTEGRYSILAPMAAGLVKKVRMGEPKILKLNKAYVYETKCNGMIAVDGEREIPFRENEKITFKITRNGPLRVNIKKALEDAQKDGFFLR encoded by the coding sequence ATGTCAAGCATAGGGATTATTGCCAATCCTGTATCAGGTAAAGATATAAGAAGACTTGTTTCCCACGCAACCGTTGTTGATAACCATGAAAAAGTAAATATTGTTGAGCGAATTCTACTGGGGGCGCAGCAATGCGGTGTAAAGAACATTTATATTATGCCGGATTCCTTTAATATAGGTTATAAGGCAATAGACAACTTATCCTATTCAAGAGAGTTGACCAGTAGCGTAGAAGTTTTATGTATGAAACTCAATGCTAATCCAACAGATACTACATGCGCCGCAAAGATGATGGAAGATATGAAGATAGGCTGCATGATTGTACTAGGTGGGGATGGCACCAATAGAGCAGCAGCCAAGGCGATAAAAAATACGCCACTGATCAGTATATCGACAGGCACCAATAATGTTTACCCTGAAATGGTGGAGGGCACTGTAGCTGGAATGGCTGCAGCAGTAGTTGCTTCTGGAAAATATGCTAAGGATAGCATATGTAAAAGAGATAAAAAAATTGAAATTTATAAAAACCAAGAATTAATAGATATTGCATTGGTGGATGCAGTACTATCAAAAAATTTATTTGTTGGATCTAAAGCAATTTGGGATATGGAGGATATGATAGAAATAATTGTATCGAAAGCACATCCTGCGTCTATAGGCTTTTCCTCCATTGTGGGATGTAAAAAAATCATAAGAGATGAAGATGATTTTGGTGCTTCTGTTAATTTAACAGAAGGTAGATATAGCATTCTTGCACCGATGGCGGCAGGGCTAGTAAAAAAAGTCCGCATGGGTGAACCGAAAATTTTAAAACTCAATAAAGCCTACGTTTATGAAACAAAGTGCAATGGTATGATTGCGGTTGATGGCGAAAGGGAGATTCCCTTTAGAGAAAATGAAAAGATAACCTTTAAAATAACGAGGAATGGACCTCTTCGTGTAAATATAAAAAAGGCATTAGAAGATGCGCAGAAAGATGGTTTTTTTCTTAGATGA